One genomic segment of Triplophysa rosa linkage group LG22, Trosa_1v2, whole genome shotgun sequence includes these proteins:
- the ccar2 gene encoding cell cycle and apoptosis regulator protein 2 isoform X2 — translation MSHHRILHHSGYKIQEKGKSDMETQMRQRVFTGVVTQMQEHHGIVDQEVHFPVSVVVGRVPVVGEKVLVKAVQDPLKSISWMAQRVQTLNGQPFKSPPPLLPSMSTNTKPGILGNKPQPLLKSPKIPPLIPSMQPNPGGMIQMSHHQQMPWNGPFEGWGGGRKRHLEVMGGRRGGRWEDSSGGSWGGDSVHQKRKRWRAVSEDEVPKKSASINPHSSPLFSCFSRDTQSCDPLELQRRYPHMQRPSDLFHLQLSWTESFPPNHPLRLRGPCLFHMGSHQPETAATVSESTGSTFTVRVLLLSTPCLEDFYSLCCNLSKDGQTQKDAVHPTTLLKFMLTDIGGELRLPGGSWSSSTDGAEPVKDSQTLINTAVRCVKHQTALDLSACTQWHRMAELKYLSEGKTETVVVFLPDVWSLMPTATEWTLLRQEQQNAESTPPEVPSLVFNPAAGVNVSVVCLSSLLESQSSQTRDSCEVSLMAEMFSEMLQRDFGLQLYQCLCSLPQGPSVSSACHKEDNSTSVEDKAEKTDERHAKKKATDAKKRRVKETDEQGDTDGISAKDETEPAEKPLDHVKESKTQTGGGDAQSSMTSDNQTSKDNERPPGWIAELPRKVLLSWTFFDRQLTGSVREQDLLNILLSLGLYISPAQALDLVRKTTVNGICVYRNLCSRWTDTDHTDDIISAEGNKALLAVQPCREKASARRSSPNHKTDVVNYKGNVINIPNLLRTLESSRTAQHELEKQIATLQSRLEAAEAMDSSSQHDTSQHEELKRNLQKAETLNKTYERSLRENTSQVMSVIEKMQKMVEQTAALTEDVKDKM, via the exons ATGTCACATCATAGAATTTTACACCACAGCGGATACAAAATACAA GAGAAAGGAAAATCTGATATGGAGACTCAG ATGCGGCAGCGGGTTTTTACCGGGGTGGTCACTCAGATGCAGGAGCATCATGGGATTGTGGATCAGGAGGTTCATTTCCCAGTGAG TGTTGTGGTGGGTCGCGTCCCGGTGGTGGGGGAAAAGGTCCTGGTAAAGGCAGTTCAGGACCCCCTGAAATCCATCAGCTGGATGGCTCAGAGGGTCCAGACCCTCAATGGACAG CCCTTTAAATCTCCTCCTCCGCTGCTGCCATCCATGTCTACAAACACGAAGCCTGGAATTTTAGGAAATAAACCACAACCACTGCTGAAATCTCCTAAGATCCCACCcctgattcccagcatgcagcCAAATCCAG GTGGTATGATCCAGATGTCCCATCATCAGCAGATGCCGTGGAACGGTCCATTTGAAGGTTGGGGCGGGGGAAGAAAGAGACATTTAGAGGTCATGGGTGGACGGAGAGGTGGACGCTG GGAGGACAGCAGCGGAGGTTCGTGGGGAGGAGACTCCGTCCACCAAAAGAGGAAAAGATGGAGGGCCGTCTCAGAGGATGAAGTGCCAAAAAAGAGCGCGTCGATAAACCCACACAGCAGTCCTCTCTTCTCCTGCTTCTCCAGGGACAC CCAATCCTGTGACCCTCTGGAGCTGCAGCGGAGGTACCCACACATGCAGAGGCCCTCAGACCTCTTCCACCTTCAGTTGTCCTGGACCGAGAGTTTCCCTCCCAACCATCCTCTGCGTCTGAGGGGTCCGTGTCTGTTTCACATGGGGTCACACCAGCCTGAGACTGCAGCAACTGTCAGCGAGTCCACAGGTTCCACATTCACCGTGAGG GTTCTGTTACTTTCAACGCCGTGTCTTGAGGACTTTTATTCACTGTGTTGTAATCTCTCAAAGGACGGTCAGACGCAGAAGGATGCTGTTCACCCCACAACACTGCTTAAG TTCATGTTGACAGACATCGGAGGGGAACTGCGTCTCCCGGGAGGTTCATGGTCATCCAGTACTGATGGAGCAGAGCCTGTGAAGGACAGTCAGACTCTGATCAACACTGCCGTCCGTTGTGTGAAGCATCAGACAGCCCTGGACCTCTCAGCCTGCACACAGTG GCACCGGATGGCTGAGCTCAAATATCTGTCTGAAGGAAAAACGGAGACGGTCGTGGTGTTTTTGCCAGATGTGTGGAGTCTGATGCCAACAGCGACAGAGTGGACGCTTTTACGGCAAGAACAGCAG AATGCTGAATCGACACCTCCCGAGGTTCCGTCTTTGGTTTTTAATCCAGCTGCTGGTGTGAATGTGTCCGTCGTGTGTCTGTCATCACTGTTGGAATCGCAGAGCTCTCAGACGAGGGACAGCTGTGAG GTGAGTCTAATGGCGGAGATGTTCAGCGAGATGCTGCAGAGGGATTTTGGACTTCAGCTGTATCAGTGTCTCTGCAGTCTGCCGCAGGGTCCTAGTGTCTCTTCCGCCTGCCACAAAGAAGACAACAGCACGTCTGTG GAGGACAAGGCAGAAAAAACAGATGAGCGGCACGCGAAAAAGAAAGCAACAGATGCTAAAAAGAGAAGAGTTAAAGAGACTGATGAGCAGGGAGACACAGATGGGATTTCAGCGAAGGACGAGACTGAGCCAGCTGAGAAACCATTGGATCATGTGAAAGAGAGTAAAACTCAAACTGGAGGAGGAGACGCTCAGAGCAGCATGACATCAGACAATCAGACGTCTAAAGACAAC GAACGTCCACCAGGTTGGATCGCTGAACTTCCTCGTAAAGTTCTTTTGTCATGGACGTTCTTTGACCGGCAGCTGACAGGAAGCGTCAGAGAGCAAGACCTCCTCAACATCCTGCTCTCTCTCGGCCTGTATATCAGTCCTGCTCAG GCGCTAGATCTGGTCAGGAAGACAACGGTCAACGGAATTTGTGTCTACAGAAACCTGTGCAGTCGCTGGACAGACACAGATCACacagatgacatcatcagcGCTGAGG GGAATAAAGCGCTGTTGGCCGTACAGCCCTGCAGAGAGAAAGCCTCCGCCCGGCGCTCTTCTCCCAATCATAAAACAGATGTAGTGAACTACAAAGGGAACGTCATCAACATACCGAATCTGCTGCGGACCTTGGAGAGCAGCAGAACAGCCCAACATGAACTAGAGAAACAGATCGCCACGCTACAGTCCAGACTGG AGGCAGCAGAGGCGATGGACTCCTCTAGTCAGCACGATACGAGCCAACATGAAGAGCTGAAGAGGAATTTACAGAAAGCCGAGACGCTTAACAAAACATACGAGAGGAGTTTGAGAGAAAACACCAGCCAGGTGATGTCTGTCATTGAGAAGATGCAGAAAATGGTTGAACAG ACAGCAGCCCTCACAGAGGATGTAAAAGACAAGATGTAG
- the ccar2 gene encoding cell cycle and apoptosis regulator protein 2 isoform X5: METQMRQRVFTGVVTQMQEHHGIVDQEVHFPVSVVVGRVPVVGEKVLVKAVQDPLKSISWMAQRVQTLNGQPFKSPPPLLPSMSTNTKPGILGNKPQPLLKSPKIPPLIPSMQPNPGGMIQMSHHQQMPWNGPFEGWGGGRKRHLEVMGGRRGGRWEDSSGGSWGGDSVHQKRKRWRAVSEDEVPKKSASINPHSSPLFSCFSRDTQSCDPLELQRRYPHMQRPSDLFHLQLSWTESFPPNHPLRLRGPCLFHMGSHQPETAATVSESTGSTFTVRVLLLSTPCLEDFYSLCCNLSKDGQTQKDAVHPTTLLKFMLTDIGGELRLPGGSWSSSTDGAEPVKDSQTLINTAVRCVKHQTALDLSACTQWHRMAELKYLSEGKTETVVVFLPDVWSLMPTATEWTLLRQEQQNAESTPPEVPSLVFNPAAGVNVSVVCLSSLLESQSSQTRDSCEVSLMAEMFSEMLQRDFGLQLYQCLCSLPQGPSVSSACHKEDNSTSVSLQEDKAEKTDERHAKKKATDAKKRRVKETDEQGDTDGISAKDETEPAEKPLDHVKESKTQTGGGDAQSSMTSDNQTSKDNERPPGWIAELPRKVLLSWTFFDRQLTGSVREQDLLNILLSLGLYISPAQALDLVRKTTVNGICVYRNLCSRWTDTDHTDDIISAEGNKALLAVQPCREKASARRSSPNHKTDVVNYKGNVINIPNLLRTLESSRTAQHELEKQIATLQSRLEAAEAMDSSSQHDTSQHEELKRNLQKAETLNKTYERSLRENTSQVMSVIEKMQKMVEQTAALTEDVKDKM; this comes from the exons ATGGAGACTCAG ATGCGGCAGCGGGTTTTTACCGGGGTGGTCACTCAGATGCAGGAGCATCATGGGATTGTGGATCAGGAGGTTCATTTCCCAGTGAG TGTTGTGGTGGGTCGCGTCCCGGTGGTGGGGGAAAAGGTCCTGGTAAAGGCAGTTCAGGACCCCCTGAAATCCATCAGCTGGATGGCTCAGAGGGTCCAGACCCTCAATGGACAG CCCTTTAAATCTCCTCCTCCGCTGCTGCCATCCATGTCTACAAACACGAAGCCTGGAATTTTAGGAAATAAACCACAACCACTGCTGAAATCTCCTAAGATCCCACCcctgattcccagcatgcagcCAAATCCAG GTGGTATGATCCAGATGTCCCATCATCAGCAGATGCCGTGGAACGGTCCATTTGAAGGTTGGGGCGGGGGAAGAAAGAGACATTTAGAGGTCATGGGTGGACGGAGAGGTGGACGCTG GGAGGACAGCAGCGGAGGTTCGTGGGGAGGAGACTCCGTCCACCAAAAGAGGAAAAGATGGAGGGCCGTCTCAGAGGATGAAGTGCCAAAAAAGAGCGCGTCGATAAACCCACACAGCAGTCCTCTCTTCTCCTGCTTCTCCAGGGACAC CCAATCCTGTGACCCTCTGGAGCTGCAGCGGAGGTACCCACACATGCAGAGGCCCTCAGACCTCTTCCACCTTCAGTTGTCCTGGACCGAGAGTTTCCCTCCCAACCATCCTCTGCGTCTGAGGGGTCCGTGTCTGTTTCACATGGGGTCACACCAGCCTGAGACTGCAGCAACTGTCAGCGAGTCCACAGGTTCCACATTCACCGTGAGG GTTCTGTTACTTTCAACGCCGTGTCTTGAGGACTTTTATTCACTGTGTTGTAATCTCTCAAAGGACGGTCAGACGCAGAAGGATGCTGTTCACCCCACAACACTGCTTAAG TTCATGTTGACAGACATCGGAGGGGAACTGCGTCTCCCGGGAGGTTCATGGTCATCCAGTACTGATGGAGCAGAGCCTGTGAAGGACAGTCAGACTCTGATCAACACTGCCGTCCGTTGTGTGAAGCATCAGACAGCCCTGGACCTCTCAGCCTGCACACAGTG GCACCGGATGGCTGAGCTCAAATATCTGTCTGAAGGAAAAACGGAGACGGTCGTGGTGTTTTTGCCAGATGTGTGGAGTCTGATGCCAACAGCGACAGAGTGGACGCTTTTACGGCAAGAACAGCAG AATGCTGAATCGACACCTCCCGAGGTTCCGTCTTTGGTTTTTAATCCAGCTGCTGGTGTGAATGTGTCCGTCGTGTGTCTGTCATCACTGTTGGAATCGCAGAGCTCTCAGACGAGGGACAGCTGTGAG GTGAGTCTAATGGCGGAGATGTTCAGCGAGATGCTGCAGAGGGATTTTGGACTTCAGCTGTATCAGTGTCTCTGCAGTCTGCCGCAGGGTCCTAGTGTCTCTTCCGCCTGCCACAAAGAAGACAACAGCACGTCTGTG TCTCTGCAGGAGGACAAGGCAGAAAAAACAGATGAGCGGCACGCGAAAAAGAAAGCAACAGATGCTAAAAAGAGAAGAGTTAAAGAGACTGATGAGCAGGGAGACACAGATGGGATTTCAGCGAAGGACGAGACTGAGCCAGCTGAGAAACCATTGGATCATGTGAAAGAGAGTAAAACTCAAACTGGAGGAGGAGACGCTCAGAGCAGCATGACATCAGACAATCAGACGTCTAAAGACAAC GAACGTCCACCAGGTTGGATCGCTGAACTTCCTCGTAAAGTTCTTTTGTCATGGACGTTCTTTGACCGGCAGCTGACAGGAAGCGTCAGAGAGCAAGACCTCCTCAACATCCTGCTCTCTCTCGGCCTGTATATCAGTCCTGCTCAG GCGCTAGATCTGGTCAGGAAGACAACGGTCAACGGAATTTGTGTCTACAGAAACCTGTGCAGTCGCTGGACAGACACAGATCACacagatgacatcatcagcGCTGAGG GGAATAAAGCGCTGTTGGCCGTACAGCCCTGCAGAGAGAAAGCCTCCGCCCGGCGCTCTTCTCCCAATCATAAAACAGATGTAGTGAACTACAAAGGGAACGTCATCAACATACCGAATCTGCTGCGGACCTTGGAGAGCAGCAGAACAGCCCAACATGAACTAGAGAAACAGATCGCCACGCTACAGTCCAGACTGG AGGCAGCAGAGGCGATGGACTCCTCTAGTCAGCACGATACGAGCCAACATGAAGAGCTGAAGAGGAATTTACAGAAAGCCGAGACGCTTAACAAAACATACGAGAGGAGTTTGAGAGAAAACACCAGCCAGGTGATGTCTGTCATTGAGAAGATGCAGAAAATGGTTGAACAG ACAGCAGCCCTCACAGAGGATGTAAAAGACAAGATGTAG
- the ccar2 gene encoding cell cycle and apoptosis regulator protein 2 isoform X6: MRQRVFTGVVTQMQEHHGIVDQEVHFPVSVVVGRVPVVGEKVLVKAVQDPLKSISWMAQRVQTLNGQPFKSPPPLLPSMSTNTKPGILGNKPQPLLKSPKIPPLIPSMQPNPGGMIQMSHHQQMPWNGPFEGWGGGRKRHLEVMGGRRGGRWEDSSGGSWGGDSVHQKRKRWRAVSEDEVPKKSASINPHSSPLFSCFSRDTQSCDPLELQRRYPHMQRPSDLFHLQLSWTESFPPNHPLRLRGPCLFHMGSHQPETAATVSESTGSTFTVRVLLLSTPCLEDFYSLCCNLSKDGQTQKDAVHPTTLLKFMLTDIGGELRLPGGSWSSSTDGAEPVKDSQTLINTAVRCVKHQTALDLSACTQWHRMAELKYLSEGKTETVVVFLPDVWSLMPTATEWTLLRQEQQNAESTPPEVPSLVFNPAAGVNVSVVCLSSLLESQSSQTRDSCEVSLMAEMFSEMLQRDFGLQLYQCLCSLPQGPSVSSACHKEDNSTSVSLQEDKAEKTDERHAKKKATDAKKRRVKETDEQGDTDGISAKDETEPAEKPLDHVKESKTQTGGGDAQSSMTSDNQTSKDNERPPGWIAELPRKVLLSWTFFDRQLTGSVREQDLLNILLSLGLYISPAQALDLVRKTTVNGICVYRNLCSRWTDTDHTDDIISAEGNKALLAVQPCREKASARRSSPNHKTDVVNYKGNVINIPNLLRTLESSRTAQHELEKQIATLQSRLEAAEAMDSSSQHDTSQHEELKRNLQKAETLNKTYERSLRENTSQVMSVIEKMQKMVEQTAALTEDVKDKM, from the exons ATGCGGCAGCGGGTTTTTACCGGGGTGGTCACTCAGATGCAGGAGCATCATGGGATTGTGGATCAGGAGGTTCATTTCCCAGTGAG TGTTGTGGTGGGTCGCGTCCCGGTGGTGGGGGAAAAGGTCCTGGTAAAGGCAGTTCAGGACCCCCTGAAATCCATCAGCTGGATGGCTCAGAGGGTCCAGACCCTCAATGGACAG CCCTTTAAATCTCCTCCTCCGCTGCTGCCATCCATGTCTACAAACACGAAGCCTGGAATTTTAGGAAATAAACCACAACCACTGCTGAAATCTCCTAAGATCCCACCcctgattcccagcatgcagcCAAATCCAG GTGGTATGATCCAGATGTCCCATCATCAGCAGATGCCGTGGAACGGTCCATTTGAAGGTTGGGGCGGGGGAAGAAAGAGACATTTAGAGGTCATGGGTGGACGGAGAGGTGGACGCTG GGAGGACAGCAGCGGAGGTTCGTGGGGAGGAGACTCCGTCCACCAAAAGAGGAAAAGATGGAGGGCCGTCTCAGAGGATGAAGTGCCAAAAAAGAGCGCGTCGATAAACCCACACAGCAGTCCTCTCTTCTCCTGCTTCTCCAGGGACAC CCAATCCTGTGACCCTCTGGAGCTGCAGCGGAGGTACCCACACATGCAGAGGCCCTCAGACCTCTTCCACCTTCAGTTGTCCTGGACCGAGAGTTTCCCTCCCAACCATCCTCTGCGTCTGAGGGGTCCGTGTCTGTTTCACATGGGGTCACACCAGCCTGAGACTGCAGCAACTGTCAGCGAGTCCACAGGTTCCACATTCACCGTGAGG GTTCTGTTACTTTCAACGCCGTGTCTTGAGGACTTTTATTCACTGTGTTGTAATCTCTCAAAGGACGGTCAGACGCAGAAGGATGCTGTTCACCCCACAACACTGCTTAAG TTCATGTTGACAGACATCGGAGGGGAACTGCGTCTCCCGGGAGGTTCATGGTCATCCAGTACTGATGGAGCAGAGCCTGTGAAGGACAGTCAGACTCTGATCAACACTGCCGTCCGTTGTGTGAAGCATCAGACAGCCCTGGACCTCTCAGCCTGCACACAGTG GCACCGGATGGCTGAGCTCAAATATCTGTCTGAAGGAAAAACGGAGACGGTCGTGGTGTTTTTGCCAGATGTGTGGAGTCTGATGCCAACAGCGACAGAGTGGACGCTTTTACGGCAAGAACAGCAG AATGCTGAATCGACACCTCCCGAGGTTCCGTCTTTGGTTTTTAATCCAGCTGCTGGTGTGAATGTGTCCGTCGTGTGTCTGTCATCACTGTTGGAATCGCAGAGCTCTCAGACGAGGGACAGCTGTGAG GTGAGTCTAATGGCGGAGATGTTCAGCGAGATGCTGCAGAGGGATTTTGGACTTCAGCTGTATCAGTGTCTCTGCAGTCTGCCGCAGGGTCCTAGTGTCTCTTCCGCCTGCCACAAAGAAGACAACAGCACGTCTGTG TCTCTGCAGGAGGACAAGGCAGAAAAAACAGATGAGCGGCACGCGAAAAAGAAAGCAACAGATGCTAAAAAGAGAAGAGTTAAAGAGACTGATGAGCAGGGAGACACAGATGGGATTTCAGCGAAGGACGAGACTGAGCCAGCTGAGAAACCATTGGATCATGTGAAAGAGAGTAAAACTCAAACTGGAGGAGGAGACGCTCAGAGCAGCATGACATCAGACAATCAGACGTCTAAAGACAAC GAACGTCCACCAGGTTGGATCGCTGAACTTCCTCGTAAAGTTCTTTTGTCATGGACGTTCTTTGACCGGCAGCTGACAGGAAGCGTCAGAGAGCAAGACCTCCTCAACATCCTGCTCTCTCTCGGCCTGTATATCAGTCCTGCTCAG GCGCTAGATCTGGTCAGGAAGACAACGGTCAACGGAATTTGTGTCTACAGAAACCTGTGCAGTCGCTGGACAGACACAGATCACacagatgacatcatcagcGCTGAGG GGAATAAAGCGCTGTTGGCCGTACAGCCCTGCAGAGAGAAAGCCTCCGCCCGGCGCTCTTCTCCCAATCATAAAACAGATGTAGTGAACTACAAAGGGAACGTCATCAACATACCGAATCTGCTGCGGACCTTGGAGAGCAGCAGAACAGCCCAACATGAACTAGAGAAACAGATCGCCACGCTACAGTCCAGACTGG AGGCAGCAGAGGCGATGGACTCCTCTAGTCAGCACGATACGAGCCAACATGAAGAGCTGAAGAGGAATTTACAGAAAGCCGAGACGCTTAACAAAACATACGAGAGGAGTTTGAGAGAAAACACCAGCCAGGTGATGTCTGTCATTGAGAAGATGCAGAAAATGGTTGAACAG ACAGCAGCCCTCACAGAGGATGTAAAAGACAAGATGTAG
- the ccar2 gene encoding cell cycle and apoptosis regulator protein 2 isoform X4, whose translation MSHHRILHHSGYKIQMRQRVFTGVVTQMQEHHGIVDQEVHFPVSVVVGRVPVVGEKVLVKAVQDPLKSISWMAQRVQTLNGQPFKSPPPLLPSMSTNTKPGILGNKPQPLLKSPKIPPLIPSMQPNPGGMIQMSHHQQMPWNGPFEGWGGGRKRHLEVMGGRRGGRWEDSSGGSWGGDSVHQKRKRWRAVSEDEVPKKSASINPHSSPLFSCFSRDTQSCDPLELQRRYPHMQRPSDLFHLQLSWTESFPPNHPLRLRGPCLFHMGSHQPETAATVSESTGSTFTVRVLLLSTPCLEDFYSLCCNLSKDGQTQKDAVHPTTLLKFMLTDIGGELRLPGGSWSSSTDGAEPVKDSQTLINTAVRCVKHQTALDLSACTQWHRMAELKYLSEGKTETVVVFLPDVWSLMPTATEWTLLRQEQQNAESTPPEVPSLVFNPAAGVNVSVVCLSSLLESQSSQTRDSCEVSLMAEMFSEMLQRDFGLQLYQCLCSLPQGPSVSSACHKEDNSTSVSLQEDKAEKTDERHAKKKATDAKKRRVKETDEQGDTDGISAKDETEPAEKPLDHVKESKTQTGGGDAQSSMTSDNQTSKDNERPPGWIAELPRKVLLSWTFFDRQLTGSVREQDLLNILLSLGLYISPAQALDLVRKTTVNGICVYRNLCSRWTDTDHTDDIISAEGNKALLAVQPCREKASARRSSPNHKTDVVNYKGNVINIPNLLRTLESSRTAQHELEKQIATLQSRLEAAEAMDSSSQHDTSQHEELKRNLQKAETLNKTYERSLRENTSQVMSVIEKMQKMVEQTAALTEDVKDKM comes from the exons ATGTCACATCATAGAATTTTACACCACAGCGGATACAAAATACAA ATGCGGCAGCGGGTTTTTACCGGGGTGGTCACTCAGATGCAGGAGCATCATGGGATTGTGGATCAGGAGGTTCATTTCCCAGTGAG TGTTGTGGTGGGTCGCGTCCCGGTGGTGGGGGAAAAGGTCCTGGTAAAGGCAGTTCAGGACCCCCTGAAATCCATCAGCTGGATGGCTCAGAGGGTCCAGACCCTCAATGGACAG CCCTTTAAATCTCCTCCTCCGCTGCTGCCATCCATGTCTACAAACACGAAGCCTGGAATTTTAGGAAATAAACCACAACCACTGCTGAAATCTCCTAAGATCCCACCcctgattcccagcatgcagcCAAATCCAG GTGGTATGATCCAGATGTCCCATCATCAGCAGATGCCGTGGAACGGTCCATTTGAAGGTTGGGGCGGGGGAAGAAAGAGACATTTAGAGGTCATGGGTGGACGGAGAGGTGGACGCTG GGAGGACAGCAGCGGAGGTTCGTGGGGAGGAGACTCCGTCCACCAAAAGAGGAAAAGATGGAGGGCCGTCTCAGAGGATGAAGTGCCAAAAAAGAGCGCGTCGATAAACCCACACAGCAGTCCTCTCTTCTCCTGCTTCTCCAGGGACAC CCAATCCTGTGACCCTCTGGAGCTGCAGCGGAGGTACCCACACATGCAGAGGCCCTCAGACCTCTTCCACCTTCAGTTGTCCTGGACCGAGAGTTTCCCTCCCAACCATCCTCTGCGTCTGAGGGGTCCGTGTCTGTTTCACATGGGGTCACACCAGCCTGAGACTGCAGCAACTGTCAGCGAGTCCACAGGTTCCACATTCACCGTGAGG GTTCTGTTACTTTCAACGCCGTGTCTTGAGGACTTTTATTCACTGTGTTGTAATCTCTCAAAGGACGGTCAGACGCAGAAGGATGCTGTTCACCCCACAACACTGCTTAAG TTCATGTTGACAGACATCGGAGGGGAACTGCGTCTCCCGGGAGGTTCATGGTCATCCAGTACTGATGGAGCAGAGCCTGTGAAGGACAGTCAGACTCTGATCAACACTGCCGTCCGTTGTGTGAAGCATCAGACAGCCCTGGACCTCTCAGCCTGCACACAGTG GCACCGGATGGCTGAGCTCAAATATCTGTCTGAAGGAAAAACGGAGACGGTCGTGGTGTTTTTGCCAGATGTGTGGAGTCTGATGCCAACAGCGACAGAGTGGACGCTTTTACGGCAAGAACAGCAG AATGCTGAATCGACACCTCCCGAGGTTCCGTCTTTGGTTTTTAATCCAGCTGCTGGTGTGAATGTGTCCGTCGTGTGTCTGTCATCACTGTTGGAATCGCAGAGCTCTCAGACGAGGGACAGCTGTGAG GTGAGTCTAATGGCGGAGATGTTCAGCGAGATGCTGCAGAGGGATTTTGGACTTCAGCTGTATCAGTGTCTCTGCAGTCTGCCGCAGGGTCCTAGTGTCTCTTCCGCCTGCCACAAAGAAGACAACAGCACGTCTGTG TCTCTGCAGGAGGACAAGGCAGAAAAAACAGATGAGCGGCACGCGAAAAAGAAAGCAACAGATGCTAAAAAGAGAAGAGTTAAAGAGACTGATGAGCAGGGAGACACAGATGGGATTTCAGCGAAGGACGAGACTGAGCCAGCTGAGAAACCATTGGATCATGTGAAAGAGAGTAAAACTCAAACTGGAGGAGGAGACGCTCAGAGCAGCATGACATCAGACAATCAGACGTCTAAAGACAAC GAACGTCCACCAGGTTGGATCGCTGAACTTCCTCGTAAAGTTCTTTTGTCATGGACGTTCTTTGACCGGCAGCTGACAGGAAGCGTCAGAGAGCAAGACCTCCTCAACATCCTGCTCTCTCTCGGCCTGTATATCAGTCCTGCTCAG GCGCTAGATCTGGTCAGGAAGACAACGGTCAACGGAATTTGTGTCTACAGAAACCTGTGCAGTCGCTGGACAGACACAGATCACacagatgacatcatcagcGCTGAGG GGAATAAAGCGCTGTTGGCCGTACAGCCCTGCAGAGAGAAAGCCTCCGCCCGGCGCTCTTCTCCCAATCATAAAACAGATGTAGTGAACTACAAAGGGAACGTCATCAACATACCGAATCTGCTGCGGACCTTGGAGAGCAGCAGAACAGCCCAACATGAACTAGAGAAACAGATCGCCACGCTACAGTCCAGACTGG AGGCAGCAGAGGCGATGGACTCCTCTAGTCAGCACGATACGAGCCAACATGAAGAGCTGAAGAGGAATTTACAGAAAGCCGAGACGCTTAACAAAACATACGAGAGGAGTTTGAGAGAAAACACCAGCCAGGTGATGTCTGTCATTGAGAAGATGCAGAAAATGGTTGAACAG ACAGCAGCCCTCACAGAGGATGTAAAAGACAAGATGTAG